A region from the Brassica napus cultivar Da-Ae chromosome C8, Da-Ae, whole genome shotgun sequence genome encodes:
- the LOC106374288 gene encoding uncharacterized protein LOC106374288: MLTSETALLELVGPLRTSETVVLSPTFESVTAQIAPPQTFFSTTHDGSRVVPASIEGNNQSLVSGPSQLQQFPIPEVKSPTNPSDDLAQAPEKFVPSLGTWAKPLFFKSPVTPSKPSTPRDYDPTIVGNQLAALWPTLNDEILNKQPKGKYPSRTIQPPIEKLPPPEIKVDGSLHFPWTARSSAQSRNLYRADTPTYLLDCTPEVSIPFRLGTENKDKYIIGKFHKCSLPPGGLVHAVVNKICRRSCKINCKKFGDSSLMFHIPHQPTRSFSEEYVTLMIAYFLYCHGLQKLPSKSLKSPRFQSGPL, from the coding sequence GTGGTCCTTTCTCCGACTTTCGAATCTGTTACAGCACAGATAGCTCCACCTCAGACCTTTTTCTCAACCACCCACGATGGCAGTAGGGTGGTTCCTGCTTCTATTGAGGGTAACAACCAATCCCTGGTTTCTGGACCAAGTCAGTTACAGCAATTTCCAATCCCTGAGGTTAAATCACCAACAAATCCATCTGATGATCTTGCTCAAGCTCCAGAAAAATTTGTCCCATCTTTGGGAACATGGGCAAAACCGCTTTTCTTCAAATCTCCGGTCACACCTTCCAAACCTAGTACTCCTCGAGACTATGATCCAACGATTGTCGGGAATCAATTAGCTGCTCTCTGGCCGACTTTAAATGACGAGATCTTAAACAAGCAACCAAAGGGTAAGTATCCATCCCGTACTATCCAGCCTCCTATTGAAAAGCTTCCACCACCGGAAATAAAAGTTGATGGGAGCCTCCATTTTCCATGGACTGCGAGATCTAGCGCTCAATCGCGCAATCTGTACCGGGCAGACACACCAACTTACCTTCTTGATTGCACACCTGAGGTATCTATTCCTTTTAGGCTAGGTACCGAGAATAAGGACAAGTACATCATTGGAAAGTTCCATAAATGTTCTCTACCGCCAGGTGGTTTAGTACATGCTGTGGTAAATAAAATTTGCCGAAGAAGTTGTAAGATCAATTGTAAGAAGTTTGGTGATTCATCTTTAATGTTCCATATCCCGCACCAACCTACTCGCTCATTCAGCGAGGAGTATGTCACATTAATGATTGCTTACTTTTTGTATTGCCATGGACTCCAGAAGCTTCCTTCAAAGTCTCTGAAATCTCCACGCTTCCAATCTGGGCCACTTTGA